From the genome of Devriesea agamarum, one region includes:
- the iolG gene encoding inositol 2-dehydrogenase has product MTRIALIGAGRIGTVHARAVSASPGVELALVCDPFEDRAAQIASVYGADHSADLQDAFRRDDVDAVIIGSPTPFHVEHILAAVSAGKRVLCEKPVALDLDQAKRCLDELGDQAQHVMMGFNRRFDPTFAEIHQRVQQGEIGDLQQLTIVSRDPAAPPVEYVATSGGLFKDMTIHDFDMARHFLGDIAGVSARGTVIDPAIGEQGDIDQAIVTLWNAAGRTAVIVNSRTCAYGYDQRLEAFGATGSLSADNLTATAVRRADAQTTLAKGPVLDFFLARYADAYRIEIEAFLKAAKTGEPVSPSVIDGYEALRVAEAAGQSLAQGGNPVSL; this is encoded by the coding sequence ATGACCCGCATTGCCCTGATCGGAGCCGGACGCATCGGCACTGTGCACGCTCGCGCCGTAAGCGCATCACCCGGGGTTGAGCTCGCCCTGGTCTGCGACCCGTTTGAGGACCGCGCCGCTCAGATCGCCTCCGTCTACGGAGCCGACCACTCGGCCGACCTCCAGGATGCATTCCGCCGGGATGACGTCGACGCCGTCATCATCGGGTCACCAACCCCCTTCCATGTTGAGCACATCCTGGCCGCTGTGTCCGCCGGCAAGCGGGTGCTGTGCGAAAAACCGGTCGCCCTCGATCTCGACCAGGCCAAGCGGTGCCTCGACGAACTCGGCGACCAGGCGCAACACGTCATGATGGGCTTCAACCGTCGCTTTGACCCCACCTTCGCGGAAATTCATCAGCGAGTGCAGCAGGGAGAAATCGGTGATCTTCAGCAGCTCACCATCGTCAGCCGTGACCCCGCCGCCCCTCCCGTGGAATATGTCGCTACCTCCGGTGGACTTTTTAAGGACATGACAATCCACGACTTTGACATGGCCCGCCATTTCCTCGGAGACATCGCCGGAGTTTCGGCCCGCGGCACCGTGATCGACCCCGCGATTGGCGAACAAGGCGACATCGACCAAGCCATCGTCACGCTGTGGAACGCAGCCGGGCGCACAGCCGTGATCGTGAACTCCCGGACCTGCGCCTACGGTTACGACCAGCGTCTGGAAGCCTTCGGGGCCACCGGCTCGCTCAGCGCCGACAATCTGACCGCTACCGCAGTGCGCCGCGCCGATGCCCAGACCACGCTAGCCAAGGGACCGGTGCTGGACTTCTTCCTTGCCCGCTACGCCGACGCCTATCGGATCGAAATCGAGGCGTTCCTTAAGGCCGCTAAGACGGGGGAGCCGGTCAGCCCGTCAGTGATCGACGGGTACGAAGCCCTCCGGGTCGCGGAAGCAGCCGGTCAGAGCCTCGCGCAGGGAGGAAACCCGGTCAGTTTGTGA
- a CDS encoding FGGY-family carbohydrate kinase, whose amino-acid sequence MRGEAFLGVDIGTGSSKAVLVDPDGSVIGARTVEHRVTHASGGRVEMDMRLWWDEFKALFSQLIAAYPVRVLAIGVSGMGPCVGLTDHADRPLAPAALYGVDTRSGAQIARLRDLLGDERVLATCDSPLTSQAAGPKLMWFQDHAPEEFAAGVRLYMPASWLIRHLTGEYVLDRHSASQCTPLLDAETLTWDNNLVRDLLPGLMLPRLGWARDICGEVTASVAAELPGLQAGTPVLYGTIDAWAEQESVGAVRAGELFLMYGSTMFLIANVPRRVRHPAMWGTAGTQLGMRHLAGGLAASGSITSWFRDLTGGISYAQLVAEAEKSPPGANGLLALPYFAGERSPLHDPDARGVIAGLTTRHVRGDIYRAILESTAFAVRHNLEAMRGAGVEINRITCAGGGTQASLWTAVVTEVTGIPQEVHRYSVGASYGNAFLAARAIGMCACVDEWNPVEHRIEPSCSLNSEARAAFGSLQPGEVRDAHEALVPHGSRDTRGLYEELYGLYRDLHRTTSGLQHRLASLQP is encoded by the coding sequence ATGCGCGGCGAGGCGTTCCTCGGGGTCGATATCGGCACCGGCAGTTCCAAGGCTGTTCTGGTTGATCCTGACGGCTCGGTGATCGGTGCAAGGACCGTCGAGCATCGCGTCACCCATGCCTCGGGTGGCCGGGTAGAGATGGATATGCGGCTGTGGTGGGACGAGTTCAAGGCTCTGTTCTCCCAGCTCATTGCCGCCTACCCGGTGCGAGTTCTCGCGATCGGGGTGTCGGGGATGGGTCCGTGCGTCGGGCTGACCGATCACGCGGACCGCCCCCTCGCCCCGGCGGCTTTATACGGCGTGGACACCCGGTCGGGTGCGCAGATTGCTCGTCTGCGTGATTTGCTCGGCGATGAGAGGGTGCTGGCGACCTGCGACAGTCCGCTCACCTCGCAGGCTGCCGGTCCCAAGCTCATGTGGTTCCAGGACCATGCTCCTGAGGAGTTTGCCGCGGGGGTTCGCTTATATATGCCCGCATCGTGGCTCATTCGGCACCTGACCGGTGAATACGTCTTGGATCGGCATTCGGCTAGCCAGTGCACCCCGCTACTGGATGCCGAGACGTTGACCTGGGATAACAATCTGGTGCGCGATCTTTTACCCGGACTGATGCTGCCGCGTTTGGGTTGGGCTCGGGATATTTGCGGCGAGGTCACGGCGTCGGTGGCTGCTGAACTCCCGGGGCTTCAGGCCGGAACCCCTGTGCTGTACGGGACTATTGATGCTTGGGCTGAACAAGAGTCTGTGGGTGCGGTTCGGGCGGGGGAACTGTTTTTAATGTACGGTTCCACGATGTTCCTGATCGCAAACGTGCCGCGGCGGGTGCGGCATCCGGCGATGTGGGGGACCGCGGGGACGCAACTGGGGATGCGCCATCTAGCCGGAGGTCTCGCCGCCTCCGGTAGCATCACGTCGTGGTTTCGGGATCTGACCGGTGGTATCTCGTATGCGCAGCTGGTTGCCGAGGCCGAAAAGTCCCCACCCGGCGCTAACGGCCTTTTGGCTTTGCCGTATTTTGCGGGTGAGCGTTCGCCTCTGCACGATCCGGATGCGCGCGGCGTGATTGCGGGGCTGACCACCCGTCATGTGCGCGGCGACATCTACCGGGCGATTCTTGAATCCACGGCTTTCGCGGTGCGCCACAATCTGGAGGCGATGCGCGGTGCAGGTGTGGAGATTAATCGCATCACCTGTGCGGGTGGCGGTACTCAGGCCTCGCTTTGGACCGCCGTGGTCACCGAAGTGACGGGTATCCCTCAGGAGGTTCACCGTTATTCGGTGGGGGCTTCTTACGGGAATGCTTTCCTGGCGGCGCGGGCGATCGGGATGTGCGCGTGCGTTGATGAGTGGAATCCGGTTGAGCATCGCATCGAACCGTCCTGTAGCCTGAACAGCGAGGCGCGCGCTGCGTTCGGGTCCCTACAGCCCGGTGAGGTCCGCGACGCCCATGAAGCCCTTGTGCCCCACGGTTCCCGCGATACCCGGGGCCTGTACGAGGAGCTGTATGGCTTATACCGGGATCTGCACCGAACGACCTCAGGGCTGCAGCATCGTTTAGCGTCGCTACAGCCCTGA